ACTCACCGTGGCGATATTGTCGCGCCCGCCTACCAGCTCAATCAGCCGGTCGATGTCTGCTTGTTTTATTTTGCTCATGATGATGTGTGTTCCCCGTAGACCGGAAAAGATGCTGTAGCGTCGTCATTCGGCAACTCTCTCGTTGTTGGCGCCAGAGTATATCGCCGATGAATATTTAAAAATGGGAACGTTCCCGAAACACAGCGAAGATCACAAATTAACGCTCAGAAAGCGATCAGGAGAGGGTGGAAGGAATAATGATTTGTCGTGGTTCGCTACGGCCGTTGATCTGTTCGATCAGCTGCGAGGCCGCTTGTCGCCCGGCTTCGGCGTATCCTGGATCGACGGTGATAATTTCCGGATGGAGGAATTTCATCAGCGGCGTGCTGCCCACGCTCGCCAACTGCAGGTTCTCTATTCGCTGTTCCTGTAGATATTTACTGACCCCAAGGGCGAGGGTATCCGTTGCGCAGACTAAGGCGGTGGTTTCCGGGGTGATGACGTTGGCGGCCTGCTCATAGCCCTGCTTCATGGCCAGACCCGGCAGCGCGGCGACGGGGTGCAGTTTATGTTTCTTACAGAACGCCAGGTAGGCTTCATGGCGGCGCTTACCGGTGGTCACGTCGCTATGAGGAACGCCAAGAAAGCTAATCTGCCGATGCTCGCGATCGTATAAACGCTGCATCAGGGTGCGAATGGCGCCCTCATCGTCATAGCAGACGGAGGCAAAG
The Citrobacter arsenatis DNA segment above includes these coding regions:
- the treR gene encoding trehalose operon repressor TreR, whose protein sequence is MQNRLTIKDIARLSGVGKSTVSRVLNNESGVSERTRERVEAVMNQHGFSPSRSARAMRGQSDKVVAIIVTRLDSLSENLAVQTMLPAFYEQGYDPIMMESQFSPELVEEHLGMLRRRNIDGVVLFGFTGITESMLASWQDSLVLLARDAKGFASVCYDDEGAIRTLMQRLYDREHRQISFLGVPHSDVTTGKRRHEAYLAFCKKHKLHPVAALPGLAMKQGYEQAANVITPETTALVCATDTLALGVSKYLQEQRIENLQLASVGSTPLMKFLHPEIITVDPGYAEAGRQAASQLIEQINGRSEPRQIIIPSTLS